Part of the Heterodontus francisci isolate sHetFra1 chromosome 7, sHetFra1.hap1, whole genome shotgun sequence genome is shown below.
aaatGCTAATGTCTTTACCAGGTTGGTCGGCATACAATTAATAATACAAAACACCCATCAGTCACAAATACGTTACAAGGAGTTATACATAAAATCACCCAGCGAGCAGTCATCTCCCATtgattttttccccaaaaatatactttattcataaaaatctgtaaaaaaatacattacaaaacagttcaaaacagcaccaagttgacattcaagaaagtgtaaaggaaatcagtctgcttcaatacaggagtgagttgcctcacaacccttccattccatttagtATGCCATGTACGTTTTACagaaaacccatatttggtgtttacagcccgaggggtttcccatgggtccagcccctcagttcactatggcgggaggaccttacacaatggtctttccccattgaggctttgcagcagctgtcccaagctttagtgcgtccttcagcacgtagtcctggaccttggaatgtgccagtctgcaacactcggttgtggataactctttgcactggaagaccagcaagttttgggcagaccaaagagcatctttcaccaaattgatggtcctcctgaagcagtccctgggaacagcccatagagcacagactcctgagttacagagctgcttgggatgaacctcgacaaaaaccactgcatctctttccacacctgctttgcaaaggcacagtcCAGAAGGAGATAGGCAACAGTCTCTTCctgaccacagccacctcgagggcagcatgcggagggggtgagactccaggcgtgcaggaaggatctgacggggagggctcttctcaccaccagccaagctacatcttgatgcttgtttgaaagttctggtgatgaggcattctgccgaatgactttggcagtctcctcggggaaccatccaacaggatccaccatctccttttcccatagggctttgaggatattccgtgcagaccactgcctgatggattggtggtcaaaggtgtttttccgcagaaactgttacacgaaggataggtggtacggcacagtccaactggatggagcgttccgcggcaatgtgacctgacccatccttcgcaacaccggggacagatagaacctcagcacgtagtgacacgtgatgtttgcgtactggggctctatgcacagcttgatgcagccacacacgaaggtggtcatcagggtgagggtgatgttgggtacgtttttcccgcccttatccagaggtttgaacatcgtgtccctccagacccggtccattttggatctccagataaagcggaaaatggcttgggtgaccgccacggcgcaggaatggggtatgggccagacctgcgccacatacagcaacaacgtgagcgccttgcacctaatgaccaggttcttacccacaatagagagagatcgctactaccacatgctcagtttatggtgtaccttggctacttgctccttccaggttttggcacatgccctggcccttccgaaccatatccccagcaccttcagcaactgaccAAATTGCTTGCCTTAAGCACAGAATCACTCTTTGCAAGGATTTTTATACCTTTCAAGGTGGgcaggatgtttcattgacaaCTTCATATTGTCCTATCGAAATCCACCTGAAGcacaattgtccaatgaggcatctaattctttgttcaaactgcGTTACCAGAAACTGCCTCGATGATGAGcatatgtttacatttccttcagtaattccaTCACATCTCGTGGATGTTGTAGATGCCTTTAAGATCTTTATCAATAAACACAATAGCAGCTCTCTTTCCTGGTCACACACACATTTTAAAACCAAAAGACAATTAAACTATTAGAGTCCATTAAACTACTGATGTCTTACAAACTATTGCTTGGAGAATTAAAGACAAGGTTTATCTTATAAAGCATATAAAAAAATAGCTACTTGTGGAGTTAGTTTCtttgcatttcaaaagaaggcaaatTCTGAAGTCATCAATTAGCGTCAGTTTGTCATTCTCTCATAGCTTTTCAAACGACTCTGTGCACCACATAAGCCAGCTGAATTAACATTTTTAAAACATGATCAGTCTCTTATCTTCATCTTTTCAGACACTATAGCTGCACGTTTTTGCATACTTGAATTTCTCCAAAGATCTAACTCAACATCAAAATGAACCTTAACTTTGCAGTTTCTCTTGCTTATTGATTTCGACGCAGTTTTTTCTAACTTCTCTGTTTTTTGCTAAACATTCTACAGCCTTAAAGTGTTTTTTCACCAGTGACTTTGTTTATCTTTAATGAAAACAGCTTGCAGAGCTGTTAACCAGTTAATTTAGCTCAAAAATCCTTTTCACCTTcacaatgcatgctggtcaggtTCAGTCAATTTTCTGTACACCTGTATACAGCATAGCTTCCTGTACTTCATTTAAACTATCGATGCTCCAGGGTTGGATAGCCTTGCAAATATCAACCACGAATATTGATTGAAGATAATATTACTGCTTCTTACAGTCCTCACCCTGCAGATGCTCTTGAAGATTGTGACACAGTCCTATGACTACCTCCTTGTTAAATTTGAGTCACCTCAGGCTTTGCTTCTGGGTGAGTTAGAGGTCGGAGAAGTACTCCCAATAACCCATGGGAGATATGGCCTCCTGAGTAGAGGGCTCCTTCTTGTCCCTCTGCACGCAGCTTCTCTTTCTGATGTCTCTGATTTATTTACTGctcgtgttgcagacccagagcCTCCATACCTCTTgctacttggggctgaattttatgggcccccctgagaagGGTTTGGAGGAGGGggtggcccatagaattgcaatggaagGCAGGGGCATGGAGAGCCCCTCGCCTCCCTGTGGCAATGCAATTTTGtcgggtgatggggggggggggggggggggtggaataggctgatgatggccttcccacccagagggcaactgagtcccttaagtggcctattaacagccacttatgggcctttaCTGCCAGTGGCGGGATGGGGGCTGTTATGCAGGGAGgttacccagtaaaacaaggtgacctgTCTGCGGGATTAGAGGTggggggccctcctctgtgggcaatctgtggcccttgGAGGGCATCCTTTGGGAAACCTGCACCTCCTTGAACTACCCTCCCCCTTCACTAAATGTccaccctccaccctcacctcgccAAAGCCTGGCAACCCCGCCTCATTTGCCTTGGATCGGGCTCCAccgttgggcctgggtccaaggcctattgcagtactggcagtggctgccactcccagaggcactgccaatactgctgagctgtccaccctgtgattagccggcagctcctggaggcgggatcacgtctttaaagggatggggatccttgcGGGGGGCAGTCAATTGGCCTGACAGTGTAGAATCGTTCAGGGGGCGGGTCGGGTGCACTCCAGCTGGCTGAGGCGGGATGCCCCCGCCATTTCAGCCTGGCGCTGGGAGACCCACCatgggcataaaattcagcccatgatgtggAAAGGTCACCAAATCCTGTGCCTTCCCTGAAtggatgcagcaactcaccataacACCTCCAAAAACAAGCCACAATACTTCAAGTCACAGTATTTCCACAAACTTTGCCACAGCAGATGTAAATCAAatgcacctcacctgcaagttgcatCTCTGTCCCTCTAAATAGTGACAGTGGGGCACCCCTCGTGCTGCTGAACCAGCTCAGACTGATTAGCCCATGCATGCTCTGGACCTGCACCGTCCAATTTTTGGAAACATGCATCAAATCAGCCACAGCACCTGAGTGGCTTCCCAATCTGATCACTCCTGATGCTTCCGACATATGTAAGGTATGCCCACACTGATGCCATTTCCAGCATGGGGTGCCGTGTGGATCACCTGGATGTTGCTGAAAGCACGTCACACACCATCTTCTTACTTTGGGAATTCCATAGTGCCGGCACCAGTGGAACTATGCAGGCCAATTTCGCGGCACAGTCTTTACCTCCAAGGTAAATTTTATCTGTCTCAGCCAAGATCTCTTATGAAGAAAGTGAAACTTACCATATTACATTTTTTGGTCTTTGCCCTAATCCCACCTGAATTGAGCACCTGCAATGTTTCTCCACATATAATAAAATTTCATTAAATTATCAGCTACTTACACTTGTCTATCCTAAACCTGAAGAAAAGAGGTACTAAACAAAGTGAAAGATTATAAACATATTTGTTTAATTTTTAGTCATATGTTGCTATGAACAAATCAGCCATGACTATTCGTCTTTTAGAAATCCATGATATAGCCAATAATTGAGTTGTAGCCACCCCAGTCACTGTATCTCCTGTATTCACCGGGTCTCATGAAGTACTGTCGGCCTCTGTAGTTGGGATGTTCATAGAAGATCCAGTAACCGTCCATCACATGGCAGGAGTGAATGTCAAGGTAACGGAAACGATCATAGACAGATGGACAGTCATCCATGAATTCCATCATCTGTCCTCCAAAGTCAGGTCTCTCATAAATCCTCATTCTGGAGGAGCCTCGTCTACGCTGTGTTAATGAAAAAGAAATAGAAATCACTGATTAATGTACCACTTACAAATGGAGCCACAAAATTGAAACCACGTGGAGTTATTTTGAACATTCTGCTGGAACGTTAAACAGGCAATGTGGATCAGGTACTAATTATACAAATCATctcattttcatttccattgagatCAGTTGGGCAATTTCTATAATGGGCGTTTGACCCACATCGGCAGTTTTAACACCCGTCTGTAAATTGAAGATTAACCCTCCCATCTATTTTATTTTTTCCAATTGTCAACTGTACCTGCAGTAACTGTAATAATTCATAGTGAACTTAATTGTAAATGATTGTTACTGTGAAGTGAAAAAACACACTTCAACATTCGGATTGATACTGTTGGTTCCACTGCACTGCACTGGGAAATCAGGAGTCTGAAAAAAGTGTGTCGTCCATATTGGGGCTGCATGTCTGCATGTGCACACAGCTGACCTTGCCAAACAATACAAAGTCAGTTTTAAATATCAGTACAATACTTCCAGCACATAGCACATGTTGTGCTGAAAGAGTGCAAGGATCAGGGGCAAGACTTCCTAAGCAGTAGCTCTTAAAGTTTTCTTGCTACTGAACAGTTGCTTAATTGGTTATAATAAGATAAAGAGACAGAAGAGCTCTATTTAATGGAGGTGTTTTAGTGGTgctactgcaggaggtcctcagtgaAAATTACtgttagaattgtggaaatggaagTGGCAGACAGGGTCCATGCTGTGCCAGCTGTCCACAAAACTTGGGAGTAACTTGGGACAAAATATGTTGATCTCAGGAAGGTTGTGCAGATGGGAGCAAAAAGTTGCAAAGGCTCgtggacagattaagtgagtggacaaaaatgca
Proteins encoded:
- the LOC137372400 gene encoding gamma-crystallin S-1-like — protein: MGKIIFYKERNFQGQHYECTGDCAGLHSYLSHCNSIRVESGCWVVYEGPNFMGHQYVLTMGGYPDYQCRMGFNDCIRSCHMSIYRRRGSSRMRIYERPDFGGQMMEFMDDCPSVYDRFRYLDIHSCHVMDGYWIFYEHPNYRGRQYFMRPGEYRRYSDWGGYNSIIGYIMDF